The genomic interval CAACATCAGCATTGTTGGGGCGCAAACCGTGCAAGTAACGGTTGAAGTTTCGCCGATCCAGACCAGTGTAACGCTGTTGAATCAACCCATCCATGTGACCGGCTTGAGCGATGGGCTAGCCGCGCAGGTTTCGCCGCAAACGGTGGATGTGATCATCTCGGGTCCGTTGCCTGTGCTCGACGCGCTGACGCCGCAGGATATCATCGTAAATATCGATGTGACCGGGCTGGAGGCTGGCACGTATCAACTCACACCCACCATCGAAATCCTTGTCGAAAATGTGCTGGTCGAATCGATTTTGCCCGGCGCCGTGGAGGTGGTCATCTCTGTCCCCGGCACCGGAACGCCAAGCCCGTAGGTTGCGGCAGGGAATAGTGATCAGTTGAAATCGTAAATCGTAAATCGTAAATCGCAAATCGTAAATCGGAAATCATACATGCCTAAACCTATTGTTGCCCTCGTCGGCAGACCCAATGTTGGAAAATCAACTTTATTCAATCGCCTCGTCGGTGAACGCATGGCGATCGTGGACGATACGCCCGGCACCACGCGCGACCGCCTGTTTGGCGAAGCGGAATGGAACGGGCGCGCCTTCCATGTGATCGACACTGGCGGCATCGACCCGACGCATGGCGGCAAAACACCGCTCTCGGTCGGCTCGGCGGATTTTATCGAGGATATCCGCGCGCAAGCGCAAGCCGCGATCGACGAAGCGGATGTGGTGCTGTTCGTCAACGATGGGCAAAGCGGCGTGACCGGCGCAGACTTGGAGGTGGCAGACATCCTGCGCCGCTCGCAGAAGAAATTGCCGGACGGTTCGTTCTTCCCGCCGATCCTTGTGGTGGCGAACAAATGCGAGGCGCGCGAAACACGGGATGCGGCGAGTCAATTCTACGAGTTGGGGCTGGGCGAGCCTCACCCGGTCTCTGCCGTGCATGGAAGCGACACCGGCGACCTGCTCGACGCGGTTGTGGCAAACTTCCCTGCGGAGGAAGCGGCGGAGGAGGATGAGAGCATCAAGATCGCCATCGTCGGCAAGCCGAACGCGGGCAAGTCCAGCCTGCTCAACAAACTCGTGGGCGAGGAACGCGCCATCGTCAGCCCGATCCCCGGCACCACGCGCGATGCGACCGATACGCTCATCGAAATGGAAGGGTTGCAGGTTACGCTCATCGACACGGCGGGCATCCGCAAGCGCGGCAAGATCGAGCGCGGCGTGGAGCAGTTTAGCGTGTTGCGTTCGTTCAAAGCCATCGAACGCGCCGACGTTGCCCTGCTGATGATCGACGCCACAACGGGCATCACTGCGCAGGACGCGCACATTGCGGGCTTTATCCTCGAGCAATGGAAATCGTGTGTGGTGATCGTCAACAAGTGGGACGCCATCGAAAAAGATTCGTTCACGATGGAGGAGTACACGCGCAAGATTCGCTCCGATTTGAACTTTATGGATTACGTTCCGCTGTTATTCATCTCGGCGAAAACCGGTCAACGCGTGGATACTGTCTTGCCGATGGCGTTGCGCGTGCAGGAGGAACGCCTCGCGCGTTTGACCACCTCGAAGATTAACGCGGTGATTCACAAAGCGCAGGACGCTCATCCGCATCCCACACATGCGGGGCGCGCGTTGAAAATGTTCTACGGCACGCAAGTCCGTTCCGACCCGCCGACGTTTATGATCTACGTCAACGACCCGAAGTTGATGCACTTTACTTACTTGAGGTATTTGGAAAATCAGATCCGCGAGGAATATGGGTTTTTAGGTACGCCAATACGGATTGTGACGAAGGGGAGGCGGGAGTAGTCAGTTGGAGAATAGAGAATAGGAGAATAGAGAATAGAGAGTAGAGAGTAGAGGTTGAAAGGCGAGGCGGGGGAGTTGTGGCGTGAATTGTTTGACGCTTTGCTTGATGGTGAAAATATTTATCTTCCGATGAGCAAAATTCTTTCGGTGGGCGAAACTTCGGGGTCAGACGCGTTGGTGAGATTTCTTGCCGTAATTTCAACGTACTCACGGCTTCCACTGTAATTTATCCAATCGAAAATCGGACGTGGATCGCCCGGCGGGCAAGTCTGCTAATACGATTGGTGCAGGTATATCGGAAGTCAGAGATATATCCGACAAATCCAGGAGAAAGACTTGTTTGTCACTGATGTATGCAAGGCAATTTCCGTCTGATGAAACTGTCGGTGCATGGGCTGAGTCAGCTAATTTGATTAACCCTAAGCCGTCCGCATATGCCAGATAGATCGCGCGGTCGGACGCGCTCATGCCAAATTCAAAGA from Candidatus Defluviilinea gracilis carries:
- the der gene encoding ribosome biogenesis GTPase Der — encoded protein: MPKPIVALVGRPNVGKSTLFNRLVGERMAIVDDTPGTTRDRLFGEAEWNGRAFHVIDTGGIDPTHGGKTPLSVGSADFIEDIRAQAQAAIDEADVVLFVNDGQSGVTGADLEVADILRRSQKKLPDGSFFPPILVVANKCEARETRDAASQFYELGLGEPHPVSAVHGSDTGDLLDAVVANFPAEEAAEEDESIKIAIVGKPNAGKSSLLNKLVGEERAIVSPIPGTTRDATDTLIEMEGLQVTLIDTAGIRKRGKIERGVEQFSVLRSFKAIERADVALLMIDATTGITAQDAHIAGFILEQWKSCVVIVNKWDAIEKDSFTMEEYTRKIRSDLNFMDYVPLLFISAKTGQRVDTVLPMALRVQEERLARLTTSKINAVIHKAQDAHPHPTHAGRALKMFYGTQVRSDPPTFMIYVNDPKLMHFTYLRYLENQIREEYGFLGTPIRIVTKGRRE